Genomic DNA from Selenomonas sp. oral taxon 126:
ACGAGGCTCGCGACGAATCCGATGAGGATTGCGGCGAGGAGGAGCGGATGATAGTGAAATTTCTTCATATATGATTCCTTGTTACTGTGATGCACGCCCCACGCGAACGCTTAGTTACGCAAGCGGTCGTACACTTATCTGCCTAAATACCTGCGGACTTCTTAAACGCGCTACGCTTGAACGAAAGAAATCCGCAGGGGGCAGAACGCGAGCGGTCAACGTCATCCAATCACACATCGCTGCCGCTTGTGTTCTTGGGACGTTTTCCCATACGACCTGTTTCCCAATCAGCTACGCCTTATGGGCTTGCTTCTTGGACAGGTCAGTAACTTTACTCACTTGCTCCACTAGGGTTCGCTTTGGGGCGTTGCACCACATTCGTTCAAGCACATCTATTCTTATTTCCCCGCCGTGAGGATCACCACGCCGTCCTTTGCCTCGACCGTCTCAAATGCCAGACCAAAGGGGAGCGTGCCCGCACGCGCAACGAGTACGTCGGGGAAGAGTCCGTCGAGACTGAGGGCGTTCAGCCCGAGTCCGCGCGCGGAGATGCGCGTCGCCTTGTAGTAGAGGTCGCCGCTCACGATGACGAAGCCGCCCTCAAGCGTCACCTCGAAGGTCTGTCCGAAGGCGCGTGTCTTTGCTGTGGCAAGGATGTGGTCGGGCTGCACGGTGACGGCAACATCGGCGAATTTGTCCGCCGCGTTCGTGATGAGCTCGCGGATTGCGTCCTCGTCCACCACACCGCGCATCTCCACGCGCTCCGCCTCGGTCAGCGTGAGCTCGTGCGCAGAGAGGAGTGCTCCCATATCAAAGCGGAGGTTCGTCCCTGTGAGCGTCAGCTCGCGCACAAAGAGCTTGCCGATGCGCCCCTCCCGCATCACGCCGTCGAGCGCGCCAATCTCGCCGAAGACGAGGCGCGGGCTCTCCGTGATGGAGAGCTGCACGTCCTGCGCACCCGTGCGGTCACGCAGGGACTCCGTGATCATATGCGAGACGACGTTCGGGATTGCAAAGAGCCCTGCGACAATGAGGGCGGCGAGGGCGAGGACGACGGCTGATGCTTTCCACATGGGGTGCTCCTTCGGAACGAGATCAACATTTAGGGAATCACTGATAAAATGAAGTCCGTCAGATTGGTGCAGATTTTTTGTCCTGTCAAGGAGACAAACCGGACGCATAGCAAGAGCTATGTGGAGGATTTGTCGACACAGAGAGGGCGAAAAAGATGCGCCAAGATGCCGGTGCTGAATTTATCAGTGCTTCCTTAGCTTCCCCCGCCGAAGCGGGGGAAGTGGCGAGCCTCGGCGAGCCGATAGGGGCGCCAGTGACTTATGCGCATTTCTGACGATAGAAAGCCTCCACCGTCCAAAGCGCCCCTTCCACCATGCTGCGCATGGTCCCCCTCCCCCACTGTGGCAGGGGAGGCTTGGGGTTAGAACTCGTGATTTGCCTTGGCGTTCAGATACGCGCGGATAAAGGGATCGAGCTCGCCGTCCATGACCGCCTGCACATTGCCCGTCTCGGCGTTCGTGCGCACGTCCTTCACCATCGTGTACGGCTGGAACACGTAGGAGCGGATCTGGCTGCCCCACTCGATCTTTTGCTGCACGCCCTCGAGTTTCGCGATCTCCTCTTCCTTCTTCTCCTGCTCAAGCTCAAAGAGCTTTGCACGGAGCATCTTGAGGCACTGCTCCTTGTTCTGCAGCTGTGAGCGCTCGTTCTGACACTGCACGACAATGCCCGTCGGCTCGTGTGTCATGCGGACGGCGGACGAGGTCTTGTTGATGTGCTGTCCGCCCGCGCCGCTCGCGCGGAAATAGTCGACGCGCACATCGTCCATATTGATGGGGACTTCCACAGCATCGTCGATCTCGGGCATCACATCGCACGCAGAGAACGACGTGTGCCGCCGCGCCTGCGCGTCAAACGGTGAGATGCGCACGAGACGGTGCACGCCCTTCTCGGACTTCAAAAAGCCGTAGGCGTTGTGCCCCTTGATAAAGAGCGTCGCGGACTTCACGCCCGCCTCGTCGCCCGGCTGCAGGTCTGCGGTCTCGACGGTGAAGCCGTGCCGCTCCGCCCAACGCCCGTACATACGGAGGAGCATCTGTGTCCAGTCCTGCGCCTCCGTGCCGCCCGCGCCCGCGTGGAGCGTGAGGATGGCGTCGTTGGCGTCGTAGTCGCCCGAGAGCAGCACCTCGAGTTGGAGTGTCTCAAGCCCCTCGGCAATGAGGGTCAGCTCCGCGCGGATGTCGCTCTCCATCGAGGGATCGTTCTCCTCGATGCCCATTTCGTAGAGCGTCTCAGCATCCTCGTACTTCCCCTTGAGGTCACGATAGGTGTCGACGCCGCCCTTGAGTGCGGCGAGCTCCTGATTCAGCTTCTGCGCCGCCGCCGCATCGTCCCAGAAGGACGGCTCGCCCATCTTGTACTCGAGCTCGGCGATCTTCTCCTCCTTCGCGGGAATCTCCAGAGAGATGCGCATCTGATCGAGCTTCTCGCCCAGATCATTCAGTATCGGTTTCAGATCTTCCAGCATATTTTTGTCCTTAAATGTAAATCCCTGTTTCCTGTTCGTATGATGTTTCGTCAGACGCGGTATATTTCCTGCATAGTCCAAGGCGCCCCTTCCACCGCAAGCGGTCCCCCTCCCCCGTGACGCACGGGGGAGGCTGGAATTATGGCATCTTAGCTTCCCCCGTCGCAACGGGGGAA
This window encodes:
- a CDS encoding LmeA family phospholipid-binding protein, producing the protein MWKASAVVLALAALIVAGLFAIPNVVSHMITESLRDRTGAQDVQLSITESPRLVFGEIGALDGVMREGRIGKLFVRELTLTGTNLRFDMGALLSAHELTLTEAERVEMRGVVDEDAIRELITNAADKFADVAVTVQPDHILATAKTRAFGQTFEVTLEGGFVIVSGDLYYKATRISARGLGLNALSLDGLFPDVLVARAGTLPFGLAFETVEAKDGVVILTAGK
- a CDS encoding secretion protein HlyD, with the protein product MKSVRLVQIFCPVKETNRTHSKSYVEDLSTQRGRKRCAKMPVLNLSVLP
- the prfB gene encoding peptide chain release factor 2; the encoded protein is MLEDLKPILNDLGEKLDQMRISLEIPAKEEKIAELEYKMGEPSFWDDAAAAQKLNQELAALKGGVDTYRDLKGKYEDAETLYEMGIEENDPSMESDIRAELTLIAEGLETLQLEVLLSGDYDANDAILTLHAGAGGTEAQDWTQMLLRMYGRWAERHGFTVETADLQPGDEAGVKSATLFIKGHNAYGFLKSEKGVHRLVRISPFDAQARRHTSFSACDVMPEIDDAVEVPINMDDVRVDYFRASGAGGQHINKTSSAVRMTHEPTGIVVQCQNERSQLQNKEQCLKMLRAKLFELEQEKKEEEIAKLEGVQQKIEWGSQIRSYVFQPYTMVKDVRTNAETGNVQAVMDGELDPFIRAYLNAKANHEF